From a single Athene noctua chromosome 2, bAthNoc1.hap1.1, whole genome shotgun sequence genomic region:
- the TMEM42 gene encoding transmembrane protein 42 produces MRAGGGAAAAAAGLLGAAAAAAAKLALRPGGEAAGGWLPVLLRIGCVGLVFACNAVMWTVFAKALRLSSSSASASVTMTASNFISSAVLGKLLFGETWTPLWWVGLATMLCGLMLLHTAAPRLAHLPVEKKEA; encoded by the exons atgagggccggcggcggggcggcggcggcggccgcggggctgctgggggcggcggcggccgctgcgGCAAAGCTGGCGCTGAggccgggcggggaggcggccggcggCTGG ctgcctgtgctgcttcgCATTGGCTGCGTTGGCTTGGTGTTTGCGTGCAATGCAGTGATGTGGACGGTCTTTGCAAAAGCCCTGCGACTCTCCTCTTCCTCGGCCTCTGCCTCTGTGACGATGACAGCCTCCAATTTCATCTCTTCG GCTGTCCTGGGCAAGCTTCTCTTTGGGGAGACGTGGACTCCTTTGTGGTGGGTCGGCCTTGCCACGATGCTCTGCGGCCTCATGCTGCTGCACACGGCTGCACCCCGGCTGGCGCATCTCCCAGTGGAGAAGAAGGAGGCGTGA